The following proteins are encoded in a genomic region of Ailuropoda melanoleuca isolate Jingjing chromosome 10, ASM200744v2, whole genome shotgun sequence:
- the PTX4 gene encoding LOW QUALITY PROTEIN: pentraxin-4 (The sequence of the model RefSeq protein was modified relative to this genomic sequence to represent the inferred CDS: inserted 5 bases in 3 codons; deleted 1 base in 1 codon; substituted 1 base at 1 genomic stop codon) encodes MGCPRRKALSVLLILVPAYLRGASSQRASPAGQRKPFFERLRGLEEQFRRFQEVTSTHLXDLASSYNLSXFQSLARETQAVALAMNHSQAAVQGDPSHLKTWMQKXRKVESRLLALGAALRERDKQHSQAGKAQQAYRFALSGLALDLRALQDTLARLTHLVQGQGARLAALEGWLQVASPGTVAPGLTPARPLTPPGLPSPSSPTLQRGKQALRAPPETGDALQDPARARGRPPGPGGQRAWPLVSSEQPSPRSSEEWTLASHPTYPQKKGGLCSSPPSPACDVGPVLVFPNASTQNIAFLSSGFPWGLRALSVCSWVRMASGHLGTLLSYATEENDTRLVLCNRDSPAPGSIHLVIGDPAFRELPLQPLLDGXCVIWTSTLGRYWLHVDRRLVATGSRFRGGYEIPAGGSLVLGQEQDSMRGGFDSSEAFVGSMAGLAIWDRALVPGEVAKLATGREVPGGAILTLDDAQWGGGSVQRVNCSCLELCP; translated from the exons ATGGGCTGCCCGCGGAGGAAGGCCCTGTCTGTCCTCCTTATTCTCGTGCCTGCGTATCTGCGTGGGGCTTCCTCACAGCGAGCCAGCCCCGCAGggcaaagaaaaccatttttcgAGAGGCTCCGTGGACTGGAAGAGCAG TTCCGGAGGTTCCAAGAGGTGACCTCAACACACCTGTGAGACCTGGCCAGTAGCTACAACCTGT TGTTCCAGAGCCTGGCCCGAGAGACGCAGGCAGTGGCCCTGGCCATGAACCACTCACAGGCCGCCGTGCAGGGCGACCCGAGCCACCTCAAGACCTGGATGCAGAA CCGGAAGGTGGAGTCCAGGCTGCTGGCCTTGGGAGCCGCCCTGcgtgagagggacaagcagcaCAGCCAGGCGGGGAAGGCGCAGCAGGCGTACAGGTTCGCGCTCTCCGGCCTGGCCCTGGACCTGAGGGCCCTGCAGGACACGCTGGCTCGCCTCACGCACCTCGTGCAGGGCCAGGGCGCCCGGCTGGCCGCTCTCGAGGGCTGGCTGCAGGTGGCCAGCCCTGGCACCGTAGCCCCAGGCCTGACCCCGGCCCGGCCCCTGACCCCGCCCGGGCTGCCAAGCCCCAGCTCCCCAACGCtgcagaggggaaagcaggcgCTCAGAGCTCCACCCGAGACTGGGGACGCACTTCAGGACCCTGCCAGGGCACGCGGGCGCCCCCCTGGCCCAGGCGGCCAGCGGGCTTG GCCTCTGGTGTCCTCTGAGCAGCCTTCTCCCCGGAGCTCTGAGGAGTGGACACTGGCTTCACACCCCACGTACCCCCAGAAGAAAGGGGGGCTGTGCAG CTCCCCTCCGTCTCCAGCCTGTGATGTGGGCCCCGTGCTGGTCTTCCCAAATGCTTCCACCCAGAACATCGCCTTCCTCAGCTCCGGCTTCCCGTGGGGCCTGCGAGCCCTGTCGGTCTGCAGCTGGGTCCGCATGGCCTCGGGCCACCTGGGCACCCTGCTGTCCTACGCCACGGAGGAGAACGACACCAGGCTTGTGCTGTGCAACAGGGACTCCCCAGCCCCCGGCTCCATCCACTTGGTGATTGGAGACCCAGCCTTCAGGGAGCTGCCCCTGCAGCCGCTGCTCGACGG GTGTGTCATCTGGACGTCCACCCTGGGCAGGTACTGGCTGCACGTGGACCGCAGGCTCGTGGCCACCGGGTCTCGCTTCAGGGGGGGCTACGAGATCCCTGCGGGAGGGTCCCTCGTCCTGGGCCAGGAGCAGGACAGCATGCGGGGTGGGTTTGACAGCTCTGAGGCCTTCGTGGGGAGCATGGCAGGCCTGGCCATATGGGACCGGGCGCTGGTC CCTGGGGAGGTGGCAAAACTAGCCACTGGGAGGGAGGTCCCGGGGGGCGCCATCCTGACGCTGGACGATGCCCAGTGGGGAGGCGGATCCGTGCAGAGGGTGAACTGCAGCTGCTTGGAGCTCTGTCCCTGA